CCAACTGTACTGCCATCTCGTCAAACATCTTATGGAAAGAGTAGAAGTGGACGCCTCTTACATTCCAGTGGGCTTGCTTTGTTTGGGTTTTCAAATCTATGGTGGTAGCTAGGGTGACGTTTAATATGCCTATTACTTTTTCCCTTACTTCCGCACTTAAGTCGATTTTACTGTCATATAATTTTGTGCTCACTTTTTCATCACTCCTTTTCGCCACTAATTTCAATATAGCTTCATTTCTGGCAACGGTAGCGCTAATTTGCCTGCTAAAATCTCAAACATCCCTTTTTCGCAGTTTCCTAACCCCATATAACCCAATAATCCCCAACACCTATCCCCAAATGCCCGGAATAGAATAAGATTGTTGAAGGCTATGGGACATTTCTCCTAGTGTTTTGCAAGAAATTGAGGAATTCAGTCTAGTATGAAGATTTTGTTTGTGGCGGCGGAAGCGGCGCCGGTGGCGAAGGTGGGCGGAATGGGGGATGTAGTGGGCGCTTTGCCCAAGGTTTTAAAGAAAATGGGGCATGACGTTCGGATTTTTCTCCCCTACTATGGCTTTTTGCCTGAAAAATTACAAATTCCCTCCTCCCCTATTTGGCGCGGCAAAGCCATGGGGCAAGAGTTTGAGGTGTACCAGACGGTGTTGCCTGATAGCAATGTTCCTCTTTATCTGTTGGGGCATGCTACTTTTGCCCGTCGTATTATCTATGGTGACCACGATGAATATTGGCGTTTTACCTTTTTTGCCAATGGGGCAGCGGAGTTTGTTTGGAATTACTGGCAACCGGATCTAGTACACTGTCATGACTGGCATACTGCAATGATTCCAGTTTGGCTACACCGACACCCCTCGGTGGCTACGGTGTTAACCATCCACAATCTAGCATATCGTGGGCCAGGCCGTGATATTCTTCAACGGATTACATGGTGTCCCGATTATATGCAGGGGGAGAATGCCATGGCTGCCGGTTTGCACTTTGCCCATATTGTCAATACTGTTTCTCCTACCTATGCTCGCCAAATTCAAACCCCCGAGTATGGTGAGGGATTACACCATCTTCTTTCCTGGATTAGAGGCAAGTTGAGGGGTATTGTCAATGGTTTGGATACAGAAGTATACAATCCTGCTACAGATAAGTATATAGAGCAGAATTTTTCCATTAAAACCCTGGAAAGGAGGGTTGCCAACAAGCTGAAGTTGCAGGAGGAGTCGGGGTTGGAGGTAAACCGGAATAGGTTTTTATTGGGGATGGTATCTCGTCTAGTGGAACAAAAGGGGATTGATCTAGTAATTCAGACCCTAGACCGTTTTTTGACTTATACTGATGCCCAGTTTATCATATTGGGGACTGGGGAGCGTCGTTACGAATCCCAATTGTGGGAGATTTCTAACCGTCATCCTGGACGTGTCTCAGTACAACTGGTACACAATGAGGCGCTTTCCCGGCGGGTTTACAGTGGTATAGACGCCTTTGTCATGCCCTCTCGGTTTGAGCCTTGTGGCATTAGTCAACTCATTGCCATGCGCTATGGTGCAGTGCCCATAGTACGAAAGACGGGGGGTTTAGCAGACACGGTTTCTTTTTACTATCCCCACAGTGAACAGGGCACAGGTTATTTTTTTGAGCGCTATGATCCCTTAGATTTTTATACTGCCATGGTTCGTGCCTATGAGGGTTTTCGCTTTAAGAAAGACTGGC
The sequence above is a segment of the Geminocystis sp. M7585_C2015_104 genome. Coding sequences within it:
- the glgA gene encoding glycogen synthase GlgA; protein product: MKILFVAAEAAPVAKVGGMGDVVGALPKVLKKMGHDVRIFLPYYGFLPEKLQIPSSPIWRGKAMGQEFEVYQTVLPDSNVPLYLLGHATFARRIIYGDHDEYWRFTFFANGAAEFVWNYWQPDLVHCHDWHTAMIPVWLHRHPSVATVLTIHNLAYRGPGRDILQRITWCPDYMQGENAMAAGLHFAHIVNTVSPTYARQIQTPEYGEGLHHLLSWIRGKLRGIVNGLDTEVYNPATDKYIEQNFSIKTLERRVANKLKLQEESGLEVNRNRFLLGMVSRLVEQKGIDLVIQTLDRFLTYTDAQFIILGTGERRYESQLWEISNRHPGRVSVQLVHNEALSRRVYSGIDAFVMPSRFEPCGISQLIAMRYGAVPIVRKTGGLADTVSFYYPHSEQGTGYFFERYDPLDFYTAMVRAYEGFRFKKDWRKLQIRCMKQDFSWQKSALQYIRMYREAIEQKNAFSQKQDNSPLAVAG